The window CCACAACCGAACACATATTGAATGGAAGGCTGACAATTAGTTCCATTTCCTCCTGAGAAAATAAATCATGCAGCAGCTCAAAATCCCATTGTCACGAGTCAGCAAGGAAGAGATTATCCACCGTTATTGCAACATCCCAGTACACCAACGGTGgactcaaaattcaaaagtaggAGTCTCTCGGCAACCAATTATCTTGCCAAATTCTGATATTCTTCCCATCACCTAGCTGCCATCGATGCCCTTTATGTATCACCGGCCGTGCAGCCGCAATACTCTTCTAAACATACGATCCATTAGTAATTTATGTTATCTTAATATGTAATACATGTATTTcaatacaattatatatttttaaacatgcCTCGTTATGTACTATTTGCTTGATAATTTGAATCAAATCCACACCATctcaaaaaaaattccaatccaTCTCAATAGATTTGGGTCAAAAGTTGGAGTTGCAAAGCACAGCAGACTACGATTTGAAAATTACTTTTCAGGttttatctaaaaaaaaaaaaaaaaagcacttttcaattctataaaaaaaaagcacctaaaccgaataaaaaaaaattgaaccaaaatcaaacttaacctgagaaaattgaaatgaatacTACTTTCGGTTCGATTTTCCTTTTGATAAAAAACTGAACCGATTGAAACGGACCCACCctttacaaaaggtttggttATGGAAATAGAATTATCATAACAACAAGGTTAAGCTAATATACAAGGTCAAGGAGTTAAATTGTCATGAAGCTCTTGATCTCTTTATCAGTTGGAATGACTTTTCACGCGAACTAAAGACTTAAATGATGATTATGTATAATTAGCAAAATCGGTGGTACCCTATGCTCTAGGCCTTACATTAGCTTTGGTTATTTAGGTTCACAtctttgagagattttttagtgtgaccaGCACACGGaatgatacatcacgtgttactatacaaattgtgagatatatatgttaaaaagttaataatttaaaatataaaatttttcaacatttacataaaaacacgtggtgtacccaCCCATATTCTtatcacaatgaaaattttctccacatCTTTATGACTTTTAAGtgaaaaggatttgaaaatgATTCAATTTTGTCAGTGACCCTTTACCCTATACAAAAGTTTACTTTACTTCTACATGCTGTTATATCTTACCTTATCTCATATACTCGTTTCATTCGTGAAATCGATCGAAGGAGGATACTTTAGTTTTGCTGATGCAGCAGAgactctctcttttcttttctttttcggcTCATTTTCAGATTTGGGACTCTAAAATAGCAAAAAAATCACATTGGCAagaaaaacacaccaaaaccaaCAGCTGCTAAAATTACCCAAAACTGCCTCTATTGTCATTAAACGCTAAAAAGACCAAAGAGTTCTTGTGACATCAACGAAACTAATATATCTCTCAACCCAGCTGACATAATAAAGTAAGTTGGgatataaataatacaaaaagtaAAGTGAGACGTAATATAAGTAAGGATGACAACGGTTCGATTTGGGAACGAAAATGCTATATCCATCCTATAAtcacgaaaattaaccatatccataatTGCCAGTTAACCATTGgatattatccataaccatacccaTTGGGTAACGGGTGTTAACTACATTGTAATGTTTTGGAATTGAAGAGAAAATCAAgaaggaagatgaagaagaatgaACACAGAgatcttagagagagagagagagtttagagagaaaaatatgatttgtattaactaactaaatgaaGATTACACCAATGatttttataaaagaaatcCTAACTACTTTAACCAAATCCTAACAACCTTCTAACTATATTGCTAACTGTACTGTATTACATTTGTACCCTTATATTAACCAAATCGCTCTCTGAGATGAACTTTTAGTTAGTAATATAGTACATTTGTATCCTTATATTAACTGTATTGTATTACATTTGTACCCTTACAAATGTAATACAGTACAGTTAGTAATATAGTTAGAAGGTTGTTAGGATTTGGTTAAAATAGTTAGGATTTCTCTTATAAAAACTGTGGGTGTAATCTTCAAGttatttttaaaggtatagtgaatagtataaaaaaatataaatgtaatttttcgttaacttTTAACAGTAACGAAAGTTTTGTTAAATCTCCCTAAAAAAAAGTCCCCAAAATCGAATCGGTTCGGGTCCGACCGAGTGTTCCCAAAGAAAACGAATAAGCCGGTCCACGACAGAAGCGGCACACCTGGGAAGGTCGCTCGCTCACTCGCTGAGACTTCTATAAATATTAGAAACCGGAGGAGCTGCCATTTCGGACGATCGAATGctttaaagagagagagagatggggcgGCAAGAAAGCAAAGAGCCGTGCAAGAAAGAAGCCTGCAACATTCAAGCATGCCTCTCCAAGAACAACTTCCTTCCTCAAAAGTACGTCCGTCCGTCCATCCTCCCTTTCCTCCTCTCCTCTTTATTATTATGTATCACttgtttggtttccgagaaaataTTGTTTGGTTGCTAAGAAAATAGAGGAACATTTCTACCGTCTCCATTCTCTTTCCCAAGAGTGAAGCTTTAAAATTCATGGGTCGAATCGAATATCTTTCCATTCAAGaacaatttttgtttatttctccATCGTAttgtaatttatataaaatccaCTGTGATTTGATTTCTGGCTGGTGATTGGCTGCTTGCTTTACTCTTCCCTGAGcttttcaaaaaatatataatccGGCTCTTTTCAAAAACTATATAAGACGgtaagggtgtgtttgtttgggGTGATTGGGGTGATTGGGTTGTATAGGGTAATTCCTAGATTCAAGGCATATCCAAGTTGAAGGTAGAGGATGGGTTGCTCATGAAGGAAAGTTGTCCGTTCATTAGAAGGGATAACTTTCCTTTGTGATTAACTTGGACAAATTTGGAAGTTATGATCCATTTTTTCCTTCAGTATGCCTTGATCTAGTGAGTTatgctacccaagctaatcctCCCTAAAAATGCACCCTAACGGTTTCCACAAGCGGTTTTTTTTACAATACGTTCTTTTAGCACCGTGAAGGTAAATCTGTGATCTCCGGCGAGGGGGAATTGTACTGATACTTGTAGATACAATCCAGCTATAGTGATTAGGAGTTCTATCTTAACTTCacattttgtttgtttccttagCTTATGGATATAAGATTGTTTGCGTTAGGTTCTTGAAACAAGGAAATATGACCGAAAACAGAAGTTTCCGTCTTTTTCTGTCACAAAACTAATTAAAGGAAATCGATTTGTCTCTATATTAGGTCATCTTAGAAACAGTGGCCTAAGAGGTATAATATTTCTCTCTGTATTTTTCTCCACATAAAATCATTCTTTATATTTAAAATCAAACTATAAGTCGCGAATTATATCTTTTGAGGTGAAACTGTGGATGACAATCAAGGAGTTGCGTCCCTATCTTAGCTTCACATCTTGGTGTTCCATTAGCTTACACATATGAGATTCGTTAAACAAGGAAACATGACCGAAAACAGAAATtgccatctttttttttctttttaaacacAGGTAATGAAAAAAGATCTTAACACTTTCAGCTATCTTAGGTGGTCTTTAGAAACGTTGCATAGGAGGTATATTATTCATCTCTGTCTTTATTTCTCTCCTTACAAAACCATTCTTTGTATTAAAATCGATTACCATGATTCCATTTTGTGTCTCTACTTGGCACAAATTACATCCACTTCTTTTGATTAGTTTCAAAGACTTGCCCGTTATATCTACTTCTTTTGAAGTGAAACTGTGGATGATGATCAAGGAGGTTGAATGTTATTTTCAGTTTGTGGATTTTTCAATGAATTGCTCCTGGTGCTTATTTACCAGTTCCCGATCAAGCCTTCAATTGTACTTTTGTTATCAGAGGCTTGCCATGTTActataaatttgaatttgggcTATGATGATGTGCTTCGTAATAGCTAGGTGATGAACCTGACCGGTATATTGAATCCACTTTTGAATTGCTGTCATGGGAACTGGGTGTGGTACGATGCATAATCTGAGGTCACATTCACTAGTTATGACCTTACTCAGAGCATTCTCTTCCAGCTGTCCTTTTTTGTTCTTCAGACATATTTCCTCCCATATGCATTATCTATAAAAGCGAACACCTCTGGTTGTTTATAGCCAAAGGTTCTGTAATTGATGCAACACCTGTCACTATTTCAGTGTCGAACCGACACAGAAGATTACATGGTTTTAAGGCCTCCCAGTTATATGTTATGCATTTCTGATGCTTCTAATGCACTATGTTCTTATATATGTTAATGTTTACTTTGTAACTAGTGCTTATACTTGGCAGGTGCTGGAAAGTCATTGAACAGCTGCAGGCGTGCTGCGAGAAATGCACTTACAACTCAACACACTGTGCTTCAGTCTCTGGTCTTTTGAAGCAAAAGCCCAAGTAACAACCACCGTCAAATTCACACCCAAATTGATCAAGTGTAGCTCTCcctgcatcatcttcatcttccagGAAGATACCGCTGAGGCCAAATGCTTGATGTGGGTATGACTTACAACAAGATGCTAAAGCTTACGGTACATTAACTGCAATAAAAGGTGGGAGAGGGAAAGCAAAATGATTTACACAATAATGTTACCTGATAAACAATGCTAGAAATGTTCTATGTTGATGTCTTGATTCAGAAATAGTAATGTGCATGTAGTTTTATACGCATGCATATGATGTGGATCGAAAAGTCTCGATACAGGACTACCAATGTGCATACACACTATACATGGTATACTTTTACATCATGATTTATACTCGGAATTCTGCGGTTTCAAGCGACCACAGGTTACCGATTGACATGAACACTCGTGGTTTTGGTTCGCCACATCACGAAAAGAATGCAAAAGCAATGTTTTCACTTCTCCTAATGATTTGTCATGGACCAACTTTTTTACTTGTGTCAAAATGTGGATTTGTTTGTATGTGATTTAGTACTCCTTTGGGTTGCTCATTTAAATCTGCTTCTGCTTTTTCTAAAGGTTTTGACTTGCTAGGGCGTTTGGTAGATGTGcttttttgaaaaaaactgGTGCGTGAGAAGGCAATTCTAGGGTTTAGGCGTGCAAAGTAAACCCTAATAAGTTCACATCCAACCCCAAAACCTTAATGCACGAAAAGCAGGTCGCAAGTTGGAGTTGTCTACGACATGCAACTCGGTATTTTCATTTCCCGTGTTCCACTTTTTCTCAGAAAGTTTTCGTTTAGCAATACCATTACAAAGGacaaggatcctctccggatcctctttctctctttgtggGGATTTGGAAATCAATCAATCGTGTTCATTTATCGTAAATCGaacggttagaaatcattttaaattttaaattttaaattgaatataaataatacctaactaaaactgactgcacgatatacgatgaacagacatAATTAATTGATCCTccggatccccacaaagagaatccggagaggatcctatgCCCATTACAAATTCATTTCGGAAGCATTACATTTCTGCCTGGTTTCAGGCCGTGCTTGCAACGGGTGTTTCAGAAGCTTTAAAAtgaacccccccccccccccccaaaaaaaaagccATGGTTGACCCCTTGACTTGAGATGGTGCAACGTATCTCAGGAGGTCAACCATGGCTTTTTGTCCGTCTTTTTCTTTGGTCAGTGATCAAGTTCTAAAACAAGAGCTGTCCGAGCAAGATCACGCGATTTcaaccaaccaaaacaaaaaggttCACGCAGTGACCTCTGAACCCAAAAAAGGCACTACACAACCGCGAACACGGTTATCATCCAGGATATCCAACATCTAATGGGACGCAGTAACAAGTAGCACAAAGACAATAAACACAAAGTTCAAGAAGAAAAGGGGGTTGTGCCTTTCTTTAGAAATTCATTGAATGACAAATGTTAGCCAGGATATACTGCAAAACCAATTTGCGCAAAAATTACAATCGGCGAATGTCTTTCTCAAGTGGGCTGTAACTGTAAAGCCAATCTGAGAAACAAAAAAGGAGGAGACTCTTACCAATCTCTGAAACCATCCAAAAATATATGATTCGATAGGTGGCCCAGATACGACGCTCCATTAAATACAGTTTCACTTGGCAAGGTCCCGGAAAATAAGCAACCAAGCTTGTGGGACGGCAGATGTGAGCTATAAAGAGTTATCTTGCCATCTGAGAGGGATGCCTTCAGAACCATCGATTCCATCTTCATCTGCATGCTTAGATAGTCGCACGGAGGACACTGATGTTGGCAAACCTGTACAATTTGATAAAATAACCCATCCAAGGTTCAGaatcataaaaagaatttaATTGTTTTCATGCAGTCCAAAAACCAGGCAGACAAATACCAGACACCCAACCACAGGTCTGTTGTTAACAATCTAAGATTGACGATAATCTGTCActgataaaaatatttaaggAAGCATACCATCAACCATATCCTTTGTTCTGTGAAGAAGAAAAGTTCCTCCAAGGATGGTCACAAACCCACACATTTCTGTCACAACCTGAGTTGGACTCTGTCTGTCCCAATCCTGAAAGCACAATAAGACACCATGATAAGTTGCAAATGGAAATTTACCGGTGTGAAATATTGCACCTCAggtgaaagaaaaagagaaccgGATTATTAGAGACAAAAAACACAGAAACCACTTGGGCTCATTTGATaaggtttttgttttcatttaagAGATTGGGGGAGAGAATTGGAAACCGAAGAAGCCGAAATAAGTGAGAAAGTAAACAATTAGAatacataaattttaaaaattgagaACTAAGACAATTATTAAATGGACCATTATTTATCTGTGTAATTTGACTTTAGCACGCACACAGATTAAAAAAAGACTTAGGTGCTAgcttataatttaaattatagAGAGGACAGCAGCAATGGACACCTCTATGTAACTGAAGTGTTTCATAGACAGACAGATTCTAAATCAAAATAATCAGAAAACTATGACGACGCAACATACCAATACAAACTGTGAAGAAGAACATACCTTAAACATGATAACGCTAGCCAGAATGGTTAGTGATGTGAACATAACATAGTATATAGGAGATACCACAGCTGTGTTGAAAGTATCAAGTGCCTGCGATGGAAGGAAAACacttatcaaaataacaattagaaCAATTAGAAAACAATAACAATCAAGCAATCATGTAAAAAAGATTCCAgccttttaaaaagaaaaactaaggaAACAGACGGTGACTACAATTTCAGAAGAAGGAAATATATAACAGGTGAAAACCTAAGAACTCTTTATTAAATGAGTTAACTAGCTTCTATAATGGGTAAAAGGAATGATCATCCGCTTTACCAAAGATTTACGGGCATCTTAAATGGAGACGTCAAATGATCAACACCAAAATTTTACTGGCCTACGTGCAATTTAGAGTCCAACATCCAGTTTCTCCTCCAACCAATGTTCGAATTATTATTCTCTTGGTATACCTACATtcttgtataatttttttgggcTGGGTTACCTACCATCTATGATAGTTATCTAGTTTGCTGGTCATTTTACCAATTCTGTGAATTCACTTTGTAATGTTGGATTGAAACATCAGGTTCCTATCCAAAAGAAACGGAACAGATATCAAGGAGTAATACTTGTTGAGTATGAAATTACAAAATCACTTGCTTACAAAGAAAACAATACCCACAACCACACAATGTGAACTATTGCAGTTTTGTCACAATAAAGTATATCCGCATATCGTAGGTGAAAATCTGGGACATACTGCATCTCTATGCTGGCTTTGAACTTAAATGAATGCACATGCGGAAGAACCAAGAAAGGGACAAAATTCATGATTGGACTTTTTCTTAATCTCAGGCCTTCCTCAATACAATCATTAGTTCCTTTTAAGATTGTTGGCATTATCACTAAGtttttttctcttccatttttctgtCCTAAAATTTTTATTAGGTGAGAGGAAAAAGAGTCAACTAGAAGCATTTTTGTAAGACTAAGACTTGAGTTTGGCAGAAAGAAGTGATAGTAATTATAACTAATTTATTTGGGTAAGCACAAAAGTAATGATAACTAAAGTGTACACCTGAGTTTAGGAATAAACTACTTGGTTTTTGCTCGACAATATCAACTTCAAAGCAAGTCCGAGTGTTTATTTGGAAgatcaaaataataacaaacgaaaaaataaaataaagaatgacGCAAGGACAGAAAAACGACTAATACTTACCTTATTCAAATAATTCATTTGGGTAAGCACACAAGAAATGACAACTAGAGTGAAGACCCAAGTCTGGGGATAAACTAGTTGATTCATGCCCGATAATGTCAACTTCAAAGCAATTCCAAGTGCTTTAACACTCATGACCTGTCAAAGGACACCTTCAGAAACACACTTGAAAAGAAGACAACATCACATAGATAGGGCAAGCAGATTTCaaattaatgaaagtataaagcAATACATACTGATAACGAGCCAACAAGGGAACAAACTCCAATGTAGACCATTATGTGTGTCTGGCCATATTGCGGGATAAAGTGGAATATAAGTATAAACACAGCAGTTATGACCAAAGCTGCATACAAGAGAAAACCTACAACAAACCAGTATGATTATCGAAAATTATCCTTTTTCCTCGTAATGTAGCCAAAGGAGTGTAAACCATAGAATAAAACatgaaattaagaataaaatacaataaaagaaCAATTAAATGGAGAAAATGAACCAATTACCTGGTTCCATGGCAAGATCCCAAACTTCTGTAACAGATTCAATCATACGTTCTTGAGGAGCATGTAAAACAATTGTTGTAGAACCCACAACACACAGAGCACAACCAAGAACCCCAAAAATATGTAGCCTCTC of the Pyrus communis chromosome 1, drPyrComm1.1, whole genome shotgun sequence genome contains:
- the LOC137712833 gene encoding probable magnesium transporter NIPA4, whose translation is MATEGQSPPMSWRDSYKGMSSDNIKGLILALSSSLFIGASFIVKKKGLKKAGASGIRAGVGGYSYLYEPLWWVGMITMIVGEIANFAAYAFAPAILVTPLGALSIIISAVLAHIILRERLHIFGVLGCALCVVGSTTIVLHAPQERMIESVTEVWDLAMEPGFLLYAALVITAVFILIFHFIPQYGQTHIMVYIGVCSLVGSLSVMSVKALGIALKLTLSGMNQLVYPQTWVFTLVVISCVLTQMNYLNKALDTFNTAVVSPIYYVMFTSLTILASVIMFKDWDRQSPTQVVTEMCGFVTILGGTFLLHRTKDMVDGLPTSVSSVRLSKHADEDGIDGSEGIPLRWQDNSL
- the LOC137715289 gene encoding uncharacterized protein, with the protein product MGRQESKEPCKKEACNIQACLSKNNFLPQKCWKVIEQLQACCEKCTYNSTHCASVSGLLKQKPK